The Geoglobus acetivorans genome window below encodes:
- a CDS encoding methylated-DNA--[protein]-cysteine S-methyltransferase, producing MQTRTSETIVVEWNWDFVARLKDGMVLKACFARECVEESIESEFAENLKRRLERYFKGRAVDFTDVNVLYPTPFSERVLRVVRSIPFGLVESYSSIAEKVGTSPRAVGVALRSNLVPVIVPCHRVVSKAGIGGYSQGESIKKALLELESKFHGKL from the coding sequence ACTTCTGAGACAATCGTGGTTGAATGGAACTGGGATTTCGTCGCCCGTCTGAAAGACGGGATGGTCCTGAAGGCTTGTTTTGCGAGAGAGTGTGTGGAGGAGTCAATTGAATCTGAATTCGCAGAGAATCTGAAAAGGAGACTTGAACGTTATTTTAAGGGCAGAGCGGTCGATTTTACCGATGTAAACGTCCTCTATCCAACACCGTTTTCCGAGAGGGTTTTGAGGGTCGTCAGATCAATACCTTTCGGGTTGGTCGAGAGCTATTCCTCAATTGCAGAAAAGGTTGGAACGTCTCCGAGGGCTGTTGGGGTGGCTCTCAGATCAAATCTGGTACCGGTAATCGTTCCGTGCCACCGGGTGGTTTCAAAAGCGGGCATCGGTGGTTACTCTCAGGGTGAGAGCATTAAAAAAGCCCTTCTCGAACTCGAATCAAAGTTTCATGGGAAACTTTAA
- a CDS encoding MarR family transcriptional regulator: MDLLKYIFLINRHVRKEVQRELGGKLNFLEFKVLLTVYRGVESQIDIVEETGLSKGTVSKALKKLEEGGFIVRKRSGRKYAVVLTESGQSIMQEFENLTDVLGRKMLAGFEDEEINALERFFRKMLENLEER; the protein is encoded by the coding sequence GTGGATCTGCTCAAGTACATATTTCTGATAAACAGGCATGTCAGGAAAGAGGTTCAGAGGGAGCTCGGGGGAAAGCTGAACTTCCTCGAATTTAAGGTTCTTCTGACTGTTTACAGGGGTGTGGAGTCCCAGATTGATATTGTGGAGGAAACCGGACTTAGCAAGGGCACAGTCTCCAAGGCGCTTAAAAAGCTTGAAGAGGGTGGTTTTATCGTAAGAAAGAGGTCTGGCAGAAAATACGCTGTTGTGCTGACCGAAAGTGGCCAGAGCATCATGCAAGAGTTTGAAAATCTCACAGACGTGCTGGGCAGAAAGATGCTTGCAGGTTTCGAGGATGAGGAAATAAACGCCCTGGAGAGGTTTTTCAGAAAAATGCTTGAAAATCTGGAGGAGAGATGA
- a CDS encoding MATE family efflux transporter, with the protein MKTEGVRILLGEPEKAIIKLSIPMMISNLVFNLYNFADGVWVAGLGAESLSAIGLFMPLFLMFISLSMGLGIGASSAISRRIGAKDKRGADNVALHALLMSIAVGIIITSTLFRLEEILSLLGARGEVLQEALVYSRIIVAGGMLIVFNNVAVGILNGEGSAKKTMYANVAGSLMNIVLDPILIYWAGLGIAGAAFASVLSMLISTAVIIYWLFFSNRTFVEVKPAHFRLSRKIFFDILRVGIPSAFAMLTMSVAVIVINSLIIRVDSADGVAVFTSAWRFVQFGFIPLFGFAGAATAVIGAAFGARNIDKLERAYRYAIKLGVKIEVVFLAITYLAAPYIAMAFTYSQASARLYDDIVLALRILPVFLPFAPLGITTSSMFQGVGRGEYSFVITLMRTILFQITLAYILGIFLGFGLRGIFTGIATGNIMSGIIAVTWGLTFIKNLRRDAA; encoded by the coding sequence ATGAAAACAGAGGGCGTAAGGATACTTCTCGGTGAGCCTGAGAAGGCAATCATAAAGCTTTCAATCCCCATGATGATCAGCAACCTCGTCTTCAACCTGTACAATTTCGCTGATGGAGTCTGGGTTGCGGGACTTGGTGCAGAGTCCCTGTCTGCAATCGGACTCTTTATGCCCCTTTTCCTGATGTTCATCTCTCTTTCAATGGGTCTCGGAATTGGAGCCAGCTCGGCCATTTCGAGAAGAATAGGTGCGAAGGACAAGCGTGGTGCAGACAATGTGGCCTTGCATGCACTGCTGATGTCCATTGCTGTTGGAATAATTATTACATCAACGCTCTTCAGGCTTGAGGAGATTCTCTCACTTCTCGGTGCGAGAGGTGAGGTTTTGCAGGAGGCTCTGGTGTATTCGAGGATAATCGTTGCCGGAGGGATGCTCATAGTCTTCAACAATGTGGCAGTCGGGATACTGAACGGAGAGGGGAGTGCGAAGAAAACAATGTATGCGAACGTTGCCGGCTCGCTGATGAACATAGTCTTGGACCCGATTCTGATATACTGGGCAGGTTTGGGCATTGCGGGAGCAGCGTTTGCGAGCGTGCTTTCGATGCTGATATCAACTGCAGTGATTATTTACTGGCTCTTTTTCAGCAACAGAACGTTTGTGGAGGTGAAACCCGCACATTTCAGACTGAGCAGGAAGATATTTTTCGACATTCTGAGAGTGGGAATACCGTCAGCTTTTGCAATGCTCACGATGTCGGTCGCGGTGATTGTGATAAACTCTCTGATCATAAGGGTTGACAGTGCGGATGGCGTTGCTGTTTTTACCAGCGCGTGGAGATTCGTTCAGTTCGGTTTCATACCCCTTTTCGGTTTTGCCGGGGCTGCCACTGCCGTTATCGGTGCAGCCTTTGGTGCGAGAAATATTGACAAGCTTGAGAGGGCATACCGGTATGCCATCAAGCTCGGGGTGAAGATAGAGGTAGTTTTTCTTGCCATCACGTATCTTGCTGCTCCATACATTGCCATGGCCTTCACGTACAGTCAGGCAAGCGCCAGGCTTTACGATGATATTGTCCTCGCACTCAGAATCCTTCCTGTTTTTCTTCCATTTGCGCCCTTGGGAATCACCACATCCTCTATGTTTCAGGGAGTGGGCAGGGGGGAGTATTCGTTCGTTATAACGCTCATGCGGACAATACTCTTTCAGATAACCCTCGCATACATCCTCGGAATCTTCCTTGGATTCGGTCTCAGGGGCATCTTTACCGGCATAGCGACCGGAAACATAATGAGCGGGATCATCGCAGTAACCTGGGGTCTGACTTTTATTAAAAATCTTAGGAGAGATGCTGCATGA